The following are encoded together in the Terriglobia bacterium genome:
- the polX gene encoding DNA polymerase/3'-5' exonuclease PolX, which produces MDRAGVADALDEIALLLDLLGENPFKGRAYGNAARLVRGLDADLGDLVATGEIARLKGIGPALVEKISALTRTGSLPYLESLRGQVPPGMLLWLGIPGLGPKKARAIHITLGIATLDELEDACRRGRLRDLPGFGEASERKILDGIERLRVHAGRFLQPVVRPEAGRLLAAVRAAPGVIRAETAGSVRRRCETSKDIDVVAAAADSAPVMEAFAADPGVLEVTGRGPTKCSVRLAAGPTADLRVVPDASFPFALAYFTGSKAHNIALRGRAQRLGLKLNEYALTRDADGGTVACRDEAEIYGALGLPWIPPELREDQGEIEAAEAGRLPRLVERGELHGILHCHSNWSDGLATLEEMAEGARALGMTYLGMCDHSRAAAYAGGLSAERFREQWAEIDALNSRPGGPRILKGVEVDILADGSLDFPDEFLASFEYVVASVHSRFNLGAEEQTERLLRAASNPFVDTLGHVTGRLLLYRDPYPLELHRILEAAADRGVAVEINSHPQRLDLDPPALRYGLARGMKTSVNPDAHDVAGLSDIGYGVGIARKGWCTSDDVLNAWPLDRLLNWLAARRKGASKAPPPDKRRKGGRHGAGT; this is translated from the coding sequence ATGGACCGGGCCGGCGTCGCCGACGCCCTCGACGAGATCGCGCTCCTGCTCGACCTCCTCGGCGAGAACCCGTTCAAGGGCCGGGCGTACGGGAACGCGGCGCGGCTCGTGCGCGGGCTCGACGCGGACCTAGGGGACCTCGTGGCCACGGGCGAGATCGCGAGGCTGAAGGGGATCGGTCCGGCCCTCGTGGAGAAGATCTCGGCACTGACCCGGACCGGCTCGCTGCCCTACCTCGAATCGCTCCGCGGGCAGGTCCCGCCGGGGATGCTCCTGTGGCTCGGGATCCCCGGGCTCGGCCCGAAGAAGGCGCGGGCGATCCACATCACGCTCGGCATCGCGACGCTCGACGAGCTCGAGGACGCGTGCCGCCGGGGACGCCTCAGGGACCTTCCCGGATTCGGCGAGGCGTCCGAGCGGAAGATCCTCGACGGGATCGAGCGGCTCAGGGTGCACGCGGGCAGGTTCCTCCAGCCCGTGGTCCGGCCGGAGGCCGGCCGGCTCCTGGCGGCGGTCCGCGCCGCCCCCGGCGTGATCCGGGCGGAGACGGCGGGGTCGGTGAGGCGGCGGTGCGAGACCTCGAAGGACATCGACGTCGTGGCGGCGGCCGCGGACTCGGCCCCGGTGATGGAGGCCTTCGCGGCGGACCCCGGCGTCCTCGAGGTGACGGGGCGCGGCCCGACCAAGTGCAGCGTTCGCCTCGCCGCCGGTCCCACCGCCGATCTTCGGGTGGTGCCCGACGCTTCCTTCCCCTTCGCGCTGGCGTACTTCACGGGGAGCAAGGCGCACAACATCGCGCTCCGCGGGAGGGCCCAGAGGCTGGGGCTCAAGCTCAACGAGTACGCGCTGACCCGCGACGCGGACGGAGGCACCGTCGCCTGCCGGGACGAGGCGGAGATCTACGGCGCTCTCGGTCTCCCGTGGATCCCTCCCGAGCTGCGGGAGGACCAGGGGGAGATCGAGGCCGCGGAGGCCGGGCGGCTCCCGCGCCTCGTGGAGCGCGGCGAACTCCACGGCATACTGCACTGCCACTCGAACTGGTCGGACGGGCTCGCGACCCTCGAGGAGATGGCCGAAGGGGCCCGTGCCCTCGGGATGACCTACCTCGGGATGTGCGACCACTCGCGGGCGGCGGCCTACGCCGGCGGCCTGTCGGCCGAGCGATTCCGGGAGCAGTGGGCGGAGATCGACGCCCTCAACTCCCGACCCGGCGGCCCGCGCATCCTGAAGGGGGTCGAGGTGGACATCCTCGCCGACGGGAGCCTGGACTTCCCCGACGAGTTCCTGGCCTCGTTCGAGTACGTGGTCGCATCGGTCCACAGCCGGTTCAATCTCGGCGCCGAGGAGCAGACGGAGCGACTGCTGCGGGCGGCCTCGAATCCCTTCGTGGACACCCTCGGCCACGTCACCGGCCGCCTCCTGCTCTACCGCGACCCGTATCCCCTCGAGCTGCACCGGATCCTCGAAGCCGCGGCGGACCGAGGCGTCGCGGTGGAGATCAACTCCCACCCGCAGCGGCTCGATCTCGATCCTCCCGCGCTTCGCTACGGCCTCGCGCGGGGAATGAAGACGAGCGTGAACCCGGACGCCCACGACGTCGCCGGCCTTTCCGACATCGGCTACGGCGTCGGGATCGCGAGGAAGGGATGGTGCACGTCCGACGACGTGCTGAACGCCTGGCCTCTCGACCGCCTGCTGAACTGGCTGGCCGCGAGGCGAAAGGGGGCGTCGAAGGCGCCGCCGCCCGACAAACGTCGGAAGGGAGGAAGGCATGGCGCGGGGACGTGA
- a CDS encoding dihydrofolate reductase family protein gives MDRPYVTLNMAMTADGKITSAAREYPTFTSALDRKTMDRLRAESDAVLVGAGTLRADDPPLHVRDPEMAAHRRSLGKPDGLLNVVVTASAGLDPMSRFFRDRHAAGRIVATVEEAPADRVAVLAERAEVWSLGRGRVDLVELLRRLTRRGVGRLLVEGGGELNWGFVAADLVDELYVTVAPSLLGGSLAPTLLEGEGFGMDARRRLRLVSLERHGDEVYLRWAVER, from the coding sequence TTGGATCGCCCGTACGTGACCCTGAACATGGCGATGACGGCCGACGGGAAGATCACGTCGGCCGCGCGGGAATACCCTACCTTCACCTCCGCGCTCGACCGGAAGACCATGGACAGGCTCCGGGCGGAATCCGACGCGGTCCTGGTCGGAGCCGGGACCCTGAGGGCGGACGATCCCCCGCTCCACGTCCGAGACCCCGAGATGGCGGCCCACCGCCGCTCCCTGGGGAAGCCCGACGGTCTCCTGAACGTCGTCGTCACCGCCAGCGCCGGGCTCGACCCGATGAGCCGGTTCTTCCGCGACCGGCACGCGGCGGGACGGATCGTCGCCACGGTGGAGGAGGCGCCCGCCGACCGGGTCGCGGTCCTCGCGGAGCGCGCGGAGGTTTGGAGCCTCGGGCGCGGGCGCGTGGACCTCGTCGAGCTGCTCCGCCGTCTTACGCGGCGCGGGGTCGGGCGCCTGCTGGTCGAGGGGGGCGGCGAACTGAATTGGGGGTTCGTCGCGGCCGATCTCGTGGACGAGCTGTACGTGACCGTCGCTCCGAGCCTCCTGGGCGGGAGCCTCGCGCCGACGCTCCTCGAGGGGGAGGGGTTCGGGATGGACGCCCGGCGTCGGCTCCGACTCGTGAGCCTGGAGCGCCACGGCGACGAGGTCTACCTTCGCTGGGCGGTCGAGCGCTGA